From Jeotgalibaca dankookensis, one genomic window encodes:
- a CDS encoding class I SAM-dependent methyltransferase codes for MSDHYYTKKPTSKSAEVTWPFQLKGKEFRFTTDTGVFSKNTVDFGSRLLIDSFEYPQGLTGPVLDLGCGYGPIGLSLASEYPEVVVNMVDVNERALELSRRNAQDNGIENVDIYASSIYENVSPDKYFSAVVTNPPIRAGKQVVHQMLSESYDYLEKQGTLTVVIQRKQGAPSAQKKMLEVFGNAEVIARDKGYWIIQSVKN; via the coding sequence TTGTCCGATCATTATTATACAAAAAAGCCGACTAGTAAAAGTGCAGAGGTAACCTGGCCCTTCCAATTAAAAGGAAAAGAATTTCGTTTTACAACAGATACGGGTGTTTTTTCTAAGAATACCGTTGATTTTGGTTCACGCTTATTAATTGATAGCTTTGAATATCCACAAGGATTAACGGGACCTGTTTTAGATTTAGGTTGCGGTTATGGACCGATCGGTTTATCTTTAGCATCAGAATACCCAGAAGTTGTGGTTAATATGGTAGACGTTAATGAACGTGCCCTAGAGCTCTCAAGGCGAAATGCCCAAGATAATGGTATTGAGAACGTCGACATATACGCTTCTTCTATTTATGAAAATGTATCGCCAGATAAATATTTCTCGGCTGTTGTAACCAACCCACCTATTCGTGCGGGTAAGCAAGTTGTTCATCAAATGCTAAGTGAAAGCTATGATTATTTAGAAAAACAAGGGACCCTAACTGTTGTTATTCAAAGAAAACAAGGCGCTCCTAGCGCACAAAAAAAGATGTTGGAAGTTTTTGGAAATGCAGAAGTGATTGCACGTGATAAAGGCTACTGGATCATCCAAAGTGTTAAAAATTAA
- the rplL gene encoding 50S ribosomal protein L7/L12 produces MALNIEQIIADVKEATVLELNDLVKAIEEEFGVTAAAPVAAAGAGAAEVEEQSEFDVELVSAGDAKIKVIKAVREATGLGLKEAKGLVDGAPGIIKEGMSKEDAEELKAKLEEVGASVELK; encoded by the coding sequence ATGGCATTGAATATTGAGCAAATTATTGCTGACGTAAAAGAAGCAACAGTTCTTGAATTAAACGACCTAGTAAAAGCAATCGAAGAAGAATTTGGAGTTACAGCAGCAGCACCTGTTGCAGCAGCTGGCGCTGGCGCAGCAGAAGTTGAAGAGCAAAGCGAATTCGACGTAGAACTTGTTTCTGCAGGCGACGCAAAAATCAAAGTTATCAAAGCAGTACGTGAAGCAACAGGTCTTGGTTTGAAAGAAGCTAAAGGACTCGTTGATGGCGCTCCTGGAATTATCAAAGAAGGAATGTCAAAAGAAGACGCAGAAGAGCTTAAAGCTAAACTTGAAGAAGTTGGCGCTTCAGTAGAACTTAAATAA
- the rplJ gene encoding 50S ribosomal protein L10: MSETAIAKKQELVTLATEKVKESSSVVVVDYLGLTVGEVTELRKQLRDAGCEMHVLKNSIISRAVTAAGLEGMDDVFKGPTAVAFSKDDVVAPAKIIAEFAKTAPNLEIKGGIVEGNVSSVEEIEALAKLPNREGMLSMLLSVLQAPVRNLALAVKAVSEKDAA, translated from the coding sequence ATGAGTGAAACTGCTATTGCTAAAAAACAAGAACTTGTAACACTTGCAACTGAAAAAGTAAAAGAATCTTCATCTGTAGTTGTAGTTGACTATTTAGGACTTACCGTTGGTGAAGTAACTGAACTTAGAAAACAATTACGTGATGCTGGTTGTGAAATGCACGTTTTGAAAAACTCTATTATTTCTCGTGCGGTGACTGCTGCAGGATTAGAAGGTATGGATGATGTTTTCAAAGGCCCAACAGCCGTTGCATTTAGTAAAGATGATGTTGTAGCACCAGCAAAAATTATTGCTGAATTTGCTAAAACAGCACCTAATCTTGAAATCAAAGGCGGAATAGTTGAAGGGAACGTATCTTCTGTAGAAGAAATCGAAGCTCTTGCTAAACTTCCAAACCGCGAAGGAATGCTATCAATGCTATTATCAGTATTGCAAGCACCTGTACGCAATCTTGCATTGGCTGTCAAAGCTGTATCCGAAAAAGATGCTGCTTAA
- the rplA gene encoding 50S ribosomal protein L1, with the protein MAKKSKQFLAASEKVEKGTHYSAKDALALVKEIDFAKFDATIEVAYRLGIDTRKNDQQIRGAVVLPHGTGKTQRVLVFAKGDKAKEAEAAGADYVGENELADKIQGGWFDFDVIVATPDMMGQVGRLGRVLGPKGLMPNPKTGTVTMDVAKAVEEIKAGKVTYRADKQGNIHVPIGKVSFDSEKLFENFKTIHDVVQRAKPATAKGQYIKNLSVTSTFGPGVKVDTSSLER; encoded by the coding sequence ATGGCTAAAAAAAGTAAACAATTCCTTGCTGCTTCTGAAAAAGTAGAAAAAGGAACACACTATTCTGCTAAAGATGCACTTGCATTAGTAAAAGAAATTGATTTCGCTAAATTTGATGCAACGATTGAAGTAGCATACCGTTTAGGAATCGACACTCGTAAAAACGATCAACAAATCCGTGGTGCAGTTGTATTGCCACACGGTACTGGTAAAACACAACGCGTCTTAGTATTTGCTAAAGGTGACAAAGCTAAAGAAGCTGAAGCAGCTGGTGCAGATTACGTAGGCGAAAACGAATTAGCGGACAAAATCCAAGGCGGATGGTTCGACTTTGACGTTATCGTTGCAACACCAGATATGATGGGACAAGTGGGACGTTTAGGTCGCGTATTGGGACCTAAAGGTTTAATGCCTAACCCTAAAACAGGAACAGTTACAATGGATGTCGCAAAAGCTGTTGAAGAAATCAAGGCTGGTAAAGTAACTTACCGCGCTGACAAACAAGGTAATATCCATGTTCCAATCGGTAAAGTATCTTTTGACAGCGAAAAATTGTTTGAAAACTTCAAAACAATTCATGACGTTGTTCAACGTGCTAAACCAGCTACTGCAAAAGGTCAATACATTAAAAACTTGAGTGTAACTTCTACATTCGGACCTGGTGTTAAAGTTGATACAAGTAGTTTAGAAAGATAA
- the rplK gene encoding 50S ribosomal protein L11 produces MAKKVMKLVKLQIPAGKASPAPPVGPALGQAGVNIMGFTKEFNARTQDQAGMIIPVVITVYEDRSFTFITKTPPAPVLLKKAAELEKGSGEPHTKKVGSVTREQVKEIAELKMTDLNAADVEAAMRMVEGTARSMGITVKD; encoded by the coding sequence GTGGCTAAAAAAGTTATGAAACTCGTTAAGTTACAAATTCCTGCAGGGAAAGCATCTCCAGCTCCACCGGTAGGTCCTGCATTAGGACAAGCTGGCGTGAACATTATGGGATTTACAAAAGAATTTAACGCTCGTACACAAGATCAAGCAGGTATGATTATTCCAGTTGTGATTACAGTATATGAAGACCGTTCATTTACATTCATCACAAAAACACCACCAGCACCTGTTCTATTGAAGAAAGCTGCTGAATTGGAAAAAGGTTCTGGCGAACCACATACTAAAAAAGTTGGTTCTGTAACAAGAGAACAAGTTAAAGAAATAGCTGAACTTAAAATGACAGATTTGAATGCAGCAGACGTAGAAGCTGCTATGCGTATGGTCGAAGGTACTGCTCGCTCAATGGGTATTACTGTAAAAGACTAA
- the nusG gene encoding transcription termination/antitermination protein NusG, with the protein METVEQEKSWYVLHTYSGYENKVKMNLESRAQSMKMEDYIYRVVVPEEEEVELKDGKEKTKVKKTFPGYVLVEMIMSDESWFVVRNTPGVTGFVGSHGAGSKPAPLLNEEIDWILKRMGLSTRIREMEFEKGENVTIVEGAFNGLSGFVEEVDSEKGKLKVLIEMFGRETIAELDYDQVDKVQ; encoded by the coding sequence GTGGAAACAGTAGAACAAGAAAAAAGCTGGTATGTTTTACATACCTACTCAGGTTATGAAAATAAAGTAAAGATGAACTTAGAATCACGTGCGCAAAGTATGAAAATGGAGGACTATATTTACCGCGTTGTTGTTCCAGAAGAGGAAGAAGTAGAACTTAAAGATGGGAAAGAAAAGACAAAAGTTAAAAAAACGTTCCCTGGCTATGTCTTAGTTGAAATGATTATGTCTGACGAGTCTTGGTTTGTGGTGCGTAATACACCAGGTGTTACAGGTTTCGTTGGCTCTCACGGAGCAGGAAGTAAACCGGCGCCTTTATTAAACGAAGAAATCGATTGGATTCTAAAACGAATGGGATTAAGTACGCGTATTCGCGAAATGGAATTTGAAAAAGGCGAAAATGTTACAATTGTTGAAGGAGCATTTAATGGTCTTTCTGGTTTCGTAGAAGAAGTTGACTCTGAAAAAGGGAAGTTGAAAGTGCTCATCGAGATGTTCGGCCGTGAAACAATTGCAGAACTAGATTATGATCAAGTAGACAAAGTGCAATAA
- a CDS encoding IS30 family transposase — translation MSYTHFTIAERSKIETLRDLGFSIRRIARILGRAPSSVSRELNRNPYYQCDQAQERYKQKKANCGAKSKLTSEIKEKVQEKLTLTWSPEQIVGRLFQGKISFKTIYRWLYYGLLQVPLSVLRQKGKRQKPKETRGRFNIGTSISKRPKDVKKRTTFGHWELDTVVSGRGQAKGCVATFLERKSRWYLAIKIPNRSASSMEGAIRKLTTLFPETAFQSFTTDRGKEFSCYPVIEEDLSIPVYFADPYSSWQRGSNENSNGLLREFFPKRTNFDHVEQEELQKALYLINNRPRKCLGYRTPHEVFMEEVLHLI, via the coding sequence ATGAGCTACACTCATTTTACCATAGCCGAACGCTCAAAAATAGAAACGCTTCGTGATCTAGGTTTTTCGATCCGCCGGATCGCTCGAATCCTTGGTCGTGCCCCTTCTTCTGTTTCACGGGAACTGAACAGGAACCCATATTATCAGTGTGATCAGGCACAGGAACGCTATAAACAAAAGAAAGCGAACTGTGGAGCAAAATCAAAGTTGACTTCTGAAATCAAAGAAAAGGTTCAGGAAAAACTAACTCTTACCTGGTCTCCAGAACAAATTGTAGGCCGGCTATTTCAAGGGAAAATTTCTTTCAAAACAATCTATCGCTGGCTCTATTACGGTCTCTTACAAGTTCCATTGTCCGTTCTGAGACAAAAAGGCAAACGACAGAAACCAAAAGAAACCAGAGGAAGATTCAATATCGGAACCTCTATTTCAAAACGACCAAAAGACGTCAAGAAGCGAACGACCTTCGGTCACTGGGAGCTGGACACCGTCGTATCAGGACGCGGACAGGCAAAAGGTTGCGTTGCTACTTTCCTAGAGAGGAAAAGCCGCTGGTACCTCGCCATCAAAATACCCAACCGTTCCGCTTCCTCAATGGAAGGGGCTATACGAAAACTGACTACGCTTTTTCCTGAAACTGCCTTCCAAAGTTTTACGACAGACAGAGGAAAGGAATTCAGCTGTTATCCTGTCATTGAAGAAGACTTAAGCATCCCTGTTTATTTCGCAGATCCTTATTCTTCTTGGCAACGAGGAAGCAATGAAAACAGTAATGGACTCCTGAGGGAGTTCTTTCCGAAGAGAACCAACTTTGATCATGTGGAACAGGAAGAACTTCAAAAAGCTTTGTACCTGATTAATAATAGACCAAGAAAATGTCTTGGCTACCGAACGCCTCACGAGGTCTTTATGGAAGAGGTGTTGCACTTAATTTGA
- the secE gene encoding preprotein translocase subunit SecE yields the protein MKFLKSVKDEMKQVTWPTGQEISKYTSTVIVTVLLFGVFFAVVDFGIVEIMDLIMSI from the coding sequence GTGAAATTCTTAAAAAGTGTTAAAGATGAGATGAAGCAAGTAACTTGGCCGACTGGACAAGAAATATCCAAGTACACCAGTACAGTGATTGTGACCGTCCTACTCTTTGGAGTTTTCTTTGCGGTTGTCGATTTTGGTATTGTTGAAATAATGGACCTGATTATGAGTATTTAA
- the rpmG gene encoding 50S ribosomal protein L33, which yields MVQRRAALACTICGSRNYTITPSEATRTKRLEVKKFCRYCGKHTLHKETK from the coding sequence GTGGTACAAAGAAGAGCAGCCTTAGCCTGCACAATATGTGGTTCAAGAAATTACACCATTACACCTTCCGAAGCAACTCGCACAAAACGATTAGAAGTTAAAAAATTCTGCCGTTACTGTGGTAAACACACACTACATAAAGAAACGAAATAA
- the menA gene encoding 1,4-dihydroxy-2-naphthoate polyprenyltransferase translates to MTLLTFFELVEIRTKLASLFPFVIGTLYAVYYFESFNGWNTLLFFISMLIFDMATTAINNTVDYVKAKNSDYRDKENVLGREGLSVRNTTMLIISMIVLASLLGLLLTYRTNLLLLIIGVICFVIGILYTFGPFPISRMPLGEVLSGLTMGFGIFFIAVFINVPEDALASLTLTWPRFNLDGDLSAILVVFLSSLPLVLTIANIMLANNTCDFETDITNHRYTLVYYIGKPVAIKLYAILYYSVFISIIVAVLVKVMTPWMLGVLLVWPLVQRNIRLFTAKQDKQETFPLTLMNLVVIHVSQIILLIVGIIFS, encoded by the coding sequence ATGACATTGTTAACATTTTTTGAGCTCGTTGAAATCCGTACAAAGCTAGCCAGCCTTTTTCCTTTTGTGATTGGAACGCTGTATGCTGTTTACTATTTTGAATCTTTTAATGGATGGAATACGCTTCTATTCTTTATATCGATGTTAATATTTGATATGGCTACCACAGCTATTAATAATACAGTTGACTATGTAAAAGCGAAAAATAGCGATTATCGAGACAAAGAGAATGTCCTAGGTCGAGAAGGTTTGAGCGTTCGAAATACGACTATGCTTATTATCAGTATGATTGTCCTTGCAAGCTTATTAGGCTTGCTGTTGACTTATCGTACTAATCTTTTATTATTAATCATCGGTGTTATTTGTTTCGTGATCGGCATTTTGTATACCTTCGGCCCGTTTCCGATATCCAGAATGCCACTAGGGGAAGTTTTATCCGGTTTGACAATGGGGTTTGGTATTTTTTTTATTGCCGTTTTTATAAATGTACCAGAAGATGCTTTAGCGTCTTTAACGCTCACTTGGCCGAGGTTTAATTTAGACGGGGATTTATCTGCTATACTAGTAGTTTTTCTCAGTTCGCTTCCTTTAGTTTTAACAATTGCGAATATCATGTTAGCTAATAATACCTGTGATTTTGAGACAGATATTACCAATCATCGTTATACCTTGGTTTATTATATTGGTAAGCCCGTTGCAATTAAACTCTATGCTATTCTCTACTATAGTGTCTTTATATCCATTATAGTAGCGGTTCTCGTCAAAGTAATGACACCATGGATGTTGGGCGTTTTGTTAGTATGGCCACTAGTCCAAAGGAATATCCGCCTTTTTACGGCGAAACAAGATAAGCAAGAAACCTTTCCGTTGACACTTATGAACCTAGTCGTCATTCATGTTTCACAAATCATTTTACTTATCGTAGGGATTATTTTTAGTTGA
- a CDS encoding FAD:protein FMN transferase has protein sequence MKKIYASLNVFLLLLILVGCGEKEEVNATAYNDTEFLMGTYVSLSIYDRDKEAVLEEGFKLVRELADKVSGETMESEITKINKAAGVRPIEVSEDVFELIEIADQYSDTLDGQFNYAIGPITNLWRIGFDDARKPEQSEIDTALEHIDFEKVILDEANHSVFLEDEEMQLDLGAIAKGYMTDEVHDLFESRGVTTAIIDLGGNVYVMGGSPARDEQVWNVGIQDPFGERGKSIGSTQQTERSIVTSGIYERNLEVDGQIYHHLMDPQTGYPFTNEIAGVSIISDKSVDGDALSTLVFGLGIESGLEYINGRNDVEAVFVSKDKDVYLSEGLKTNFELKDENYHLKN, from the coding sequence ATGAAAAAAATCTATGCAAGTCTAAATGTCTTCCTCTTGCTACTTATCCTCGTTGGCTGTGGTGAGAAAGAGGAAGTAAATGCAACAGCCTACAATGATACGGAATTTTTAATGGGAACTTATGTTAGTTTGAGTATTTATGACCGCGATAAGGAAGCAGTTTTGGAAGAGGGCTTTAAACTTGTCAGAGAGCTTGCTGACAAAGTATCGGGTGAAACGATGGAATCAGAGATTACCAAAATTAATAAGGCAGCGGGTGTAAGACCGATAGAAGTATCTGAGGATGTTTTTGAGTTAATTGAAATTGCGGACCAGTATAGTGACACGCTCGATGGACAATTCAACTATGCTATTGGACCGATTACGAATTTATGGCGCATTGGTTTTGATGATGCCCGTAAACCTGAACAATCTGAAATAGATACGGCCCTGGAACACATCGATTTTGAAAAAGTGATTCTAGACGAAGCAAACCACTCTGTCTTTTTAGAAGATGAAGAGATGCAACTTGATTTAGGTGCCATCGCTAAAGGCTATATGACTGATGAGGTTCATGATCTATTTGAGTCTCGCGGGGTAACGACGGCCATAATTGATTTGGGAGGAAATGTTTACGTAATGGGGGGCTCACCTGCTAGGGATGAGCAAGTATGGAATGTAGGTATTCAAGACCCTTTTGGTGAACGGGGTAAGAGTATTGGTTCCACGCAGCAAACAGAACGTTCTATTGTTACTTCAGGAATTTATGAACGTAATTTAGAAGTAGATGGTCAAATTTATCATCATCTGATGGATCCTCAAACAGGTTACCCATTTACAAATGAAATAGCAGGTGTTTCTATTATTTCTGATAAGTCAGTTGACGGAGATGCATTGTCAACCTTAGTCTTTGGTTTAGGAATTGAATCGGGGCTGGAATATATAAATGGTCGTAATGATGTAGAGGCGGTTTTTGTAAGTAAAGATAAAGACGTCTATCTATCAGAAGGTTTAAAAACAAATTTTGAACTAAAAGACGAAAACTATCATCTAAAAAATTAA
- a CDS encoding FMN-binding protein encodes MKLNKKMTAWSLTLASTLLLAACGDTAEDTTVEETDEVSSMSMVEESEEMSSMVTTGETAELQDGSYKLVEKNLDENGWKATFDMVVTDGEITESNYDYLNEAGELKSEDDEYQKNMAEVTGVGPQDYLPELNEQLVEKQAASEVEVVSGATHSSEKFVEYAAELIAAAEAGNTDTIEIDN; translated from the coding sequence ATGAAATTGAATAAAAAAATGACTGCATGGTCATTAACGTTAGCTTCAACACTTCTTCTTGCAGCTTGTGGCGACACAGCAGAAGACACAACAGTAGAAGAAACAGATGAAGTATCTTCAATGTCAATGGTAGAAGAATCAGAAGAAATGTCTTCTATGGTAACAACTGGCGAAACAGCTGAACTACAAGATGGTTCATACAAACTAGTTGAAAAAAACTTGGATGAAAATGGCTGGAAAGCTACTTTTGATATGGTCGTGACAGACGGAGAAATTACTGAATCAAACTACGACTACTTGAACGAAGCTGGCGAATTGAAATCTGAAGACGATGAATATCAAAAAAATATGGCTGAAGTGACTGGTGTTGGCCCTCAAGATTACCTACCAGAATTAAACGAACAATTGGTAGAAAAACAAGCGGCTTCAGAAGTTGAAGTTGTATCCGGTGCGACACACTCAAGCGAAAAATTCGTAGAGTACGCAGCTGAATTAATTGCTGCAGCTGAAGCAGGAAATACAGATACAATCGAAATCGATAACTAA
- a CDS encoding polyprenyl synthetase family protein, which translates to MELHPLWDDYPTIQKELQATLSLIEDTITIRNEDVRDKINEMLTSGGKLLRPAYSLLFSLFSENRNPEKARAIAAAIEVLHMATLVHDDVIDGSDKRRNRDTLNVTYGNRVAIYTGDYLFTVAFRLLQEYASDINLIENNSEGIEKILIGELQQMDRRYNTNMRMRDYLSQIQGKTAYLFGLSCYSGAYEVDPDSRFSRQAFQIGSNIGMAFQIMDDILDFTADDTKVGKPIFQDIKNGIYTAPVLYTLKKEPKKILPFLEKGKSITDKELQALYALVIDSGGLNEAKNLADKYTRKALKQISKLPNRDAKKLLLKITEQITHRNF; encoded by the coding sequence ATGGAACTACACCCATTATGGGATGATTACCCGACCATACAAAAGGAACTACAAGCGACTTTATCACTGATTGAAGACACCATAACCATCAGGAATGAAGACGTGAGAGACAAAATAAACGAAATGTTAACGTCTGGTGGGAAACTGCTTCGACCGGCTTATAGCTTGCTATTTTCTCTGTTTTCTGAGAATCGCAATCCTGAAAAAGCGCGAGCTATTGCTGCTGCAATTGAAGTCCTCCATATGGCAACGTTAGTTCATGATGATGTCATTGACGGTTCAGATAAACGTCGAAATCGCGATACACTCAATGTTACTTATGGGAACCGCGTGGCAATTTATACAGGCGATTATTTGTTTACCGTTGCTTTTCGCCTTTTACAAGAATATGCTAGTGATATAAATTTAATCGAAAATAACTCAGAAGGTATTGAGAAGATATTAATTGGTGAATTGCAACAAATGGATCGGCGCTATAACACGAATATGCGGATGCGCGATTACCTCAGTCAAATACAAGGAAAAACTGCTTACTTGTTCGGTTTAAGTTGCTATTCGGGAGCCTATGAAGTCGATCCCGATTCAAGATTTTCTCGTCAAGCTTTCCAAATTGGAAGCAATATTGGAATGGCTTTTCAAATTATGGATGACATTCTTGACTTTACAGCAGATGATACAAAAGTCGGTAAACCCATTTTCCAAGATATCAAAAATGGTATTTATACCGCGCCCGTTCTTTATACGCTTAAGAAAGAGCCGAAAAAGATTCTACCCTTTCTTGAAAAAGGGAAGTCTATTACCGATAAGGAGTTACAAGCGCTCTATGCCCTTGTTATCGATAGTGGCGGTTTAAATGAGGCAAAAAACTTGGCTGATAAATATACGCGTAAGGCGTTAAAGCAAATTTCGAAGTTACCGAATCGTGATGCAAAAAAACTACTTTTGAAAATTACTGAACAAATAACCCATCGTAATTTTTAA
- a CDS encoding NusG domain II-containing protein: MMKYVKMIKKGDILIVLLLIIGSFLPLGLFTYQQAMANQTDLKAVVKADGEIMYIFNLVDDGQTETYRYHDEDGHENIIVRTGDSVTITEANCSDQVCVRMGDIRKVGETNLCLPHKLLVEVQSDQPLETPNEIDVIS; encoded by the coding sequence ATGATGAAGTATGTAAAAATGATAAAAAAAGGCGATATTCTCATTGTTCTTCTACTTATAATTGGATCTTTCTTACCACTGGGACTCTTTACTTACCAACAGGCGATGGCGAACCAAACAGATTTAAAAGCCGTTGTTAAAGCAGATGGAGAAATCATGTATATCTTTAATTTGGTAGATGATGGGCAGACTGAAACGTATCGTTATCACGATGAGGATGGTCACGAGAATATCATTGTTCGCACAGGTGATTCAGTTACGATTACCGAGGCCAATTGCTCAGACCAAGTGTGTGTGCGAATGGGAGATATTCGTAAGGTAGGCGAGACAAATTTATGCTTGCCACATAAATTACTCGTAGAAGTACAATCGGATCAACCTTTAGAAACCCCAAATGAGATTGATGTTATTTCCTGA
- a CDS encoding FAD-dependent oxidoreductase: MAKTNIVVIGAGFAGVSATKKLSKHFKKNKDVLITLIDRHSYQTYMTELHEVAAGRVEPDAIQFDLQRLFNRNKNVDIVTDEVTNLDKENKVVTTVKSTFKYDYIVLAMGGEPNTFNIPGVAEHGLTLWSWEDANTLRRHIKDTVEDAANEHDVEKRKAMLTMVVSGAGFTGVEMIGDLMEWKDRLAIDNKLDPDEFSFYLVEAAPIILGVVTEIEQKKAEAYLKKNGVKIIKSNGVSNVETDKITLTDGTVIPTHTLIWTAGVKANSDVEDFGIEQARAGRLVANKYMEAQGAKDVYLAGDVVYYEEPDNNNQPVPQIVQSAEQTGHTAAANIIASYEGSEKVAHKGNYQGFMISIGSKYGVAYLMDKIHLSGFMAMAVKHLINLYYLFSIGSLFYMVKYIHHEFFHNRDGRNIFRKHLSRYGNVLWSFPMRLFFGSMWLIEGLKKMFGILGAASWFGDEVALPFSWLQDPTSGATEAVEAVKGVFSLSYVYGEEPMMVLDKMPGWFESIMEFMVPNVQVALFMQKTMTLVEIAIGLALIFGLFTWLASAVTIGLVITFCLSGMFYWANMWFIPAAFSLMNGAGRALGLDYYVIPWLSKKLGKWWYGDIKSIYERGIED, from the coding sequence ATGGCTAAAACGAACATAGTAGTAATTGGTGCTGGTTTTGCAGGGGTTTCAGCGACCAAAAAACTATCTAAACATTTCAAGAAAAATAAAGATGTCCTTATTACGTTGATTGATCGACATTCATATCAAACGTATATGACCGAACTGCACGAAGTAGCAGCCGGGCGTGTGGAACCAGATGCGATTCAATTTGACTTACAACGTCTGTTTAACCGTAATAAAAATGTGGATATTGTAACAGACGAAGTGACAAATTTAGATAAAGAAAATAAAGTAGTCACCACTGTTAAGTCGACTTTTAAGTATGATTACATTGTTTTGGCGATGGGTGGAGAGCCAAATACATTTAATATACCAGGAGTAGCAGAACACGGACTCACTTTATGGTCATGGGAAGATGCTAACACCTTACGTCGCCATATTAAAGATACCGTTGAAGATGCTGCTAATGAGCATGACGTTGAAAAACGTAAAGCGATGCTGACAATGGTTGTTTCGGGGGCTGGTTTTACCGGTGTCGAAATGATTGGCGATTTGATGGAGTGGAAAGATCGTTTAGCGATAGACAATAAACTCGATCCTGATGAATTTAGCTTCTATCTTGTTGAAGCAGCACCTATTATTTTAGGCGTTGTAACAGAAATAGAGCAAAAGAAAGCGGAAGCTTACTTAAAGAAAAATGGAGTTAAAATCATTAAAAGCAATGGCGTTTCCAATGTCGAAACAGATAAAATTACTCTGACAGATGGCACCGTCATTCCTACTCACACTCTAATCTGGACTGCTGGTGTGAAGGCCAATTCTGATGTAGAAGATTTTGGTATTGAACAAGCTAGAGCTGGTCGTTTAGTAGCGAATAAATATATGGAAGCACAAGGTGCTAAAGATGTTTACTTAGCTGGAGACGTGGTCTATTATGAAGAGCCAGACAATAACAATCAACCTGTTCCGCAAATTGTTCAAAGTGCCGAACAAACAGGGCATACAGCAGCGGCTAATATTATTGCTTCCTATGAAGGTAGTGAAAAAGTAGCCCATAAAGGAAACTATCAAGGGTTTATGATATCAATCGGTTCAAAATATGGTGTAGCTTACTTAATGGATAAAATTCACTTGAGTGGGTTTATGGCAATGGCAGTGAAGCACTTAATTAACTTGTACTACTTATTCTCCATTGGCTCACTATTCTATATGGTAAAATATATTCACCACGAGTTTTTCCATAACCGTGATGGCCGTAATATTTTCCGCAAACATCTCTCTCGCTATGGAAATGTTCTATGGAGCTTCCCAATGCGACTATTCTTTGGATCTATGTGGCTCATTGAAGGATTGAAAAAGATGTTTGGTATACTTGGCGCAGCTTCTTGGTTTGGTGATGAGGTCGCTCTGCCGTTCTCATGGCTACAAGACCCAACATCCGGTGCGACAGAAGCAGTTGAAGCGGTAAAAGGCGTTTTCAGTTTAAGTTATGTGTATGGCGAAGAACCAATGATGGTTCTAGACAAAATGCCAGGTTGGTTTGAGAGTATCATGGAATTCATGGTGCCAAATGTTCAAGTGGCACTATTCATGCAAAAAACAATGACATTGGTTGAAATTGCCATTGGTTTGGCGCTCATTTTTGGACTCTTTACATGGTTAGCAAGTGCAGTGACAATTGGTTTAGTTATCACTTTCTGCTTATCAGGGATGTTCTACTGGGCTAATATGTGGTTTATCCCAGCAGCCTTTAGCTTGATGAATGGAGCAGGTCGAGCGCTTGGTCTTGATTATTACGTCATACCATGGCTATCTAAGAAATTAGGTAAATGGTGGTATGGGGACATTAAGTCTATATACGAACGTGGCATAGAAGATTAA